A window of Halopelagius inordinatus genomic DNA:
GCTCGCTTTCGCGGGGTTGACGGTCGCTCTCGGATGCTACAGGAGAGTCACCGTCGGGACGGTGACGACGCGCCGCCCTCGACGGCCGCTAGTCGGTTCCCGGCGAACCGACGGTCCGCGAACGCGTCCGCGAGGTGGACCTAATTGCCGTCGCTCGTGTGAGCGGATGCGACGGCGTCGTTCAAAATATCACGCGGCGTACGGTACTGTTCGCCACGGAGTACCCGCCGCCCCCACGGCGGGCAGAGGTAGGTGGCGAACACGGGCCGCAAAGGTCGGTCGGAAATCCCCCGGTCGGCAGGTCACCGGGTCATCGGGCGCCTCACGGCGTGACGGTGACGGTGCCCGTACTTTTCACCTCGACTCGGTAGCCGCAGTACGAGAACGCGACCCAGTACTCGTCTCCCACCTCCGAACGAGCGACTGCTTCGAGAACGTCGGGGTCTATCGTACCGTACAGCGGCGGCAGGTCGAGAGGGTCCCGACCCTCTTCCTGCGCGACGGCCGTGACCACGGCCACGGTCGCTTCTTCGTCTCCCACCTCGTATCTGTTGTGCGGTGATTCGTTGGACTCCATCCTCTACGACACGAGATGTACGCTGCCCCCATACTATCGACTTCTATCATGAGAGTGTCCCGGCGCACCGAGACTATCCATCTAGTATGTGCGCTCGCGGTCGGAATCCGACTCTTATACCCCTCGCGGCCGACTAGCAGTCGGGCGATGTCGGACGAGTTCGCCCTCTGTTACTCTCCGCGGCCGTCTCTCTCGTCGGGGAACGGCAGTTCGATCTTCTGTCCGTCGTCCGGGACGAACACCTCCCCGCCGCCGAACGCCTCGCGGGCCTCGTTCAGAATCGGTCCGGGGTCCCCCGCGTACCGCGAGGAGATGTGGGTGAGAGCGAGTCGCCGCGCGCCCGCCCGTGCCGCTATCTCGGCGGCCTCCCGCCCGGTCGAGTGACCGGTCGAACGCGCCCGGTCTGCCCACTCGTCGCCGAACGTGGCGTCGTGGACGAGGAGGTCGGGTCGGTCCACCGCCGCGACGGTTTCGTCGACGGGTCGGGTGTCGCCGGTGTAGACGACCGCGCGCCCGGGGCGCGGGTCGCCGACGACCTGTTCGGGGTCGACGACGGTTCCGTCGTCCAGTTCGACCGACTCCCCGGAGTGGAGGCGGCCGAACGCGGGGCCGACGGGGACGCCGAGTTCCTCGGCCCGTTCGCGATCGAACCGACCGGGTCTGTCGTCTTCGACGAGGGCGTACCCCATAGAGCGGACGTTGCGGTGTTCGGTCTCGAACGTCCGAACCTCGTACCCGTCGCCCGAGAGTGCGACGCTCCCCGGTCGGACCTCGTGGATGTTCACCGGGTAGCCCGGTTGGTACCCGCCCGCGTTCACGAGACTCCGGAGGTGTCGCTTCGCGCCCGGCGGCGCGTGGATGGCGATCGGGTCCTCGCGGTCGTTGAAGTCCCACGTCTGTATCAGCCCGGGAATCCCGAGAATGTGGTCGCCGTGGAGATGCGTGACGAAGAGGTGAGAGACGGTGAACCCGGTTCCGTAGCGCATCATCTGCCGTTGGGTCCCCTCGCCGCAGTCGAACAGCAGTCGCTCCCCCTCGCGGTTGACGAGGAGGGCACTCGGTCCCCGTTCCGTCGTCGGCACGGCGCCACCGGTCCCGAGAAACGTCACGCGCATCGACATGCTCGGTGTTCAGATACGGTGGCGGTAAACCGTGTCGAATCGGCGATGCGGCCGTTCCGGCCTCGACCGGGGAGGGGGCATTTATTCCGTCAGCCGTCCTACCTCTCCGACATGAACGACCGGCACGAGAGGTCCCGCGACGGCGCCGAGGGAGCCTCGGCGGGCCGTCGGACGCAATCCGACGACGACGGCGAAGCGTGGTGGGACGGCGACGACTGGTGGGACGACTGGGACGAGGACGACGGCGAGTGGGCCGGTATCGCCTCCCTCCTCGTTCTCGGCCTCGGTCTCGCGTCGCTTTTCGGTCTCGTTCCCGTCGGTCCGTTCTGGGCCATCTTCGCCATCGGCTTCGCCGTCGTCGTCCCGTTGGTGGCCATCCTCGAACAGCGATACCGCGAGTCTCGCGCGTCCGCGGTGCCGCCCGAGTCAGAATCCCGACGCGAAGAGACCGACCGCTCCGACGGCGGCGAGTTCGACGACGCCCTCGCCAGAATCCGCGACCGGTACGCCCGCGGCGAACTCTCAGAGGAGCAGTTCGAGCGGAAACTCGAACTGCTGTTGGAGACGGAGACGCCGGAGGACGCCCGCGAACGCGTTCGACGCGTCCGAGAGGAACGCGCTCGGCGAGAGGCCGAGGCGGAGACGGAGTCTGAGTCGTAGGGTTTCTTACCGTCCGACCGCTACCACCGACCGATGGACGCGCCCCTGTGGACGGAGACGCACGCCCCGTCGCTGTCCGACCTCCCGCAGGCGGAGGTTCGCGAGCGATTGGGCCGAACGGTCGACGAACCGATGAACCTCGTACTGCAGGGGCCCCCGGGCGTCGGAAAGACCGCCGCGGTGCGGGCGGTGGCCCGCGAGGCCCACGACGACCCGGACAACGACTTAGTGGAGATAAACGTGGCCGACTTCTTCGGCCGCACGAAGAAACAGATTCGCGAAGACCCCCGGTTCGAGCAGTTTCTCACCGGTCGGAGCCGGATGGCGAAACGCGACATGATAAACCGCGTGCTGAAAGAGTCCGCTGGCTACGCACCCGTCTCCGGCGACTACAAGACGATTCTCTTAGACAACGCCGAGGCCATCCGCGAGGACTTCCAGCAGGCGCTTCGCCGCGTGATGGAAAAGCACCACCGGACGACGCAGTTCGTCATCACGACGCGGCAACCGACGAAACTCATCCCGCCGATTCGCTCGCGGTGTTTCCCCGTCCCCGTCCGCGCGCCGACGAACGAGGAGACGAAAGCCGTCGTCCGCGATATCGCCGACGCCGAGGGCGTCTCCTACGAGGAGATGGCTCTCGACATCGTCGCCTCGAAGGCCAACGGCAACCTCCGGTACGCGATTCTCGCCGCACAGGACGCCGCAATCGAGGGCGACGGCGAGATAACGACGGCGTCAGCACAGGAGGCGCTCTCGTCCGCCGGCCACGACGACGACCTGAAGGACGTCTTAGAGACGGCCCGAGAGGGCGAGATTCGAGACGCCAGAAAGACGCTCACGACGCTCATAGACGACGAGGGGTACGGCGGACAGGAACTCCTTTCTGATCTCCTCCGCGTCGCCGACACGTATCCCGAGGAGTTCGGAGACGGGAACCTGATCCGACTGCACCGCCTCGCCGGGAGCGTCGATTTGGACCTGGCGGAGGGACTCGACGCCCGCCTCCACCTCTCGCATCTCCTCTCTGCGTGGGCCGCCGGACAGACCGAACTCGACGAGGGGTCGCCGGCGTAGATGCGCTTTGCACCCGGCGTCCGGCGGTTCGGCCTCCCGGCGTTCGTCGCCGCCGCCCTCCTCTCGTTCGTCGCACCGCCCGCCGCCGTCGTCGCCCTCGCCGCCGGCGCGTTCACCCTCTGGTTCTTCCGCGACCCTGAGCGCCAGCCATCGACGTGGGGCGTCGTCTCCCCCGCCGACGGCCGCGTCTCCGTCGTCCGCGAGGAGGGCGAGCAGATTCGGCTCGGCGTGTTCATGAACGTCACCGACGTGCACGTCAACCGCGCGCCGTTCGACGGCACCGTCGAACGCGTGACGCACAGACCGGGTGCCCACCGCCCGGCGTTCTCGAAGGAGTCGGAGCGAAACGAACGCGTAGACGTGGACGTGACCACCGAGGACGGCCCGGCGGAACTGTCGCTCATCGCCGGCGCGTTCGCCCGCAGAATCCACCCGTACGTCGAGGAGGGAGACGACCTGACGCGCGCCCAGCGAATCGGGCACATCGACTTCGGGAGTCGCGCCGACGTCCTCTTGCCGCCCGTCTACGACCGCGAGGACGTGTTGGTCGAGGTTGGCGACACCGTCCGGGCCGGCGAGTCCGTCGTCGCGCGGCGCGAGGAGTAACCTCCTCGGGGCGGTGCTTGCGCCCGCTCTCGTCGTTTCGGTGCCTTCGCTCTCGTACTACCTCTCTCGGCGGCACGAACGCATCGGGTCGCCGTAGCCGCGTCTCACTCCCGAGAGAGCACGTGAACGTGGCGGACCAGAGAGCCGTGAACCCGCCGTTCGAACCGCT
This region includes:
- a CDS encoding HalOD1 output domain-containing protein, whose product is MESNESPHNRYEVGDEEATVAVVTAVAQEEGRDPLDLPPLYGTIDPDVLEAVARSEVGDEYWVAFSYCGYRVEVKSTGTVTVTP
- the rnz gene encoding ribonuclease Z, with amino-acid sequence MRVTFLGTGGAVPTTERGPSALLVNREGERLLFDCGEGTQRQMMRYGTGFTVSHLFVTHLHGDHILGIPGLIQTWDFNDREDPIAIHAPPGAKRHLRSLVNAGGYQPGYPVNIHEVRPGSVALSGDGYEVRTFETEHRNVRSMGYALVEDDRPGRFDRERAEELGVPVGPAFGRLHSGESVELDDGTVVDPEQVVGDPRPGRAVVYTGDTRPVDETVAAVDRPDLLVHDATFGDEWADRARSTGHSTGREAAEIAARAGARRLALTHISSRYAGDPGPILNEAREAFGGGEVFVPDDGQKIELPFPDERDGRGE
- a CDS encoding SHOCT domain-containing protein, which codes for MNDRHERSRDGAEGASAGRRTQSDDDGEAWWDGDDWWDDWDEDDGEWAGIASLLVLGLGLASLFGLVPVGPFWAIFAIGFAVVVPLVAILEQRYRESRASAVPPESESRREETDRSDGGEFDDALARIRDRYARGELSEEQFERKLELLLETETPEDARERVRRVREERARREAEAETESES
- a CDS encoding AAA family ATPase; the encoded protein is MDAPLWTETHAPSLSDLPQAEVRERLGRTVDEPMNLVLQGPPGVGKTAAVRAVAREAHDDPDNDLVEINVADFFGRTKKQIREDPRFEQFLTGRSRMAKRDMINRVLKESAGYAPVSGDYKTILLDNAEAIREDFQQALRRVMEKHHRTTQFVITTRQPTKLIPPIRSRCFPVPVRAPTNEETKAVVRDIADAEGVSYEEMALDIVASKANGNLRYAILAAQDAAIEGDGEITTASAQEALSSAGHDDDLKDVLETAREGEIRDARKTLTTLIDDEGYGGQELLSDLLRVADTYPEEFGDGNLIRLHRLAGSVDLDLAEGLDARLHLSHLLSAWAAGQTELDEGSPA
- a CDS encoding protein sorting system archaetidylserine decarboxylase → MRFAPGVRRFGLPAFVAAALLSFVAPPAAVVALAAGAFTLWFFRDPERQPSTWGVVSPADGRVSVVREEGEQIRLGVFMNVTDVHVNRAPFDGTVERVTHRPGAHRPAFSKESERNERVDVDVTTEDGPAELSLIAGAFARRIHPYVEEGDDLTRAQRIGHIDFGSRADVLLPPVYDREDVLVEVGDTVRAGESVVARREE